One genomic region from Sulfurimonas sp. encodes:
- the ispG gene encoding flavodoxin-dependent (E)-4-hydroxy-3-methylbut-2-enyl-diphosphate synthase encodes MINRVKTKKIFVGDVGVGGDAPISTQSMTYSKTADIASTVEQIKRLHFAGCDIVRCAVPDMEDALALKSIKEQIDLPLVADIHFNHKYALIAAEVVDCIRINPGNIGSKEKVKEVVKACQARNIPIRIGVNAGSLEKEFLNKYGQTAQGMVASAEYNIKYLEDLGFSDIKISLKASDVQRTVDAYRMLRPKNHYPFHLGVTEAGTLFHATVKSAIGLGTLLLDGIGDTMRVSITGELEEEINVTRAILKDSGAMPDGLNIISCPTCGRIEADLVSAVAEIEKRTAHIKAPLNVSVMGCVVNAIGEAAHADVAIAYGKGKGLVMVKGEVVANLNESELVDRFVSEIENMAKEVE; translated from the coding sequence ATGATAAATAGAGTTAAAACTAAAAAAATATTTGTAGGTGATGTTGGTGTTGGTGGCGATGCCCCAATATCAACTCAGTCTATGACTTACTCAAAAACTGCTGACATAGCATCTACGGTTGAGCAGATAAAAAGACTTCACTTTGCAGGTTGTGACATCGTTCGTTGTGCTGTTCCTGACATGGAAGATGCTCTTGCCTTAAAAAGTATAAAAGAGCAAATAGACCTCCCTCTTGTTGCAGATATCCACTTTAACCATAAATACGCTCTAATCGCTGCTGAAGTTGTTGACTGCATCCGAATAAATCCTGGAAATATTGGCTCAAAAGAAAAAGTAAAAGAAGTTGTAAAAGCTTGTCAAGCTAGAAATATTCCAATTCGCATCGGTGTTAATGCAGGAAGTTTAGAAAAAGAATTTTTAAACAAGTATGGACAAACAGCCCAAGGCATGGTTGCATCTGCTGAGTACAATATCAAATATTTAGAAGACTTAGGTTTTAGCGATATAAAAATCTCACTAAAAGCTAGTGATGTACAAAGAACAGTAGATGCGTACAGAATGCTAAGACCTAAAAATCACTACCCTTTTCATCTTGGAGTTACAGAAGCTGGAACTCTTTTTCATGCAACTGTAAAAAGTGCTATCGGACTTGGAACACTTTTACTAGATGGCATCGGAGATACTATGAGAGTATCTATCACAGGGGAACTTGAAGAAGAAATAAATGTAACTCGTGCAATTCTAAAAGATAGTGGAGCGATGCCAGATGGTCTTAACATCATTTCTTGTCCAACTTGTGGTCGAATCGAAGCTGACTTAGTAAGTGCTGTTGCTGAGATAGAAAAAAGAACTGCACACATAAAAGCACCACTAAATGTTTCAGTAATGGGATGCGTAGTAAATGCCATCGGAGAAGCCGCTCACGCTGATGTAGCCATAGCTTATGGAAAAGGCAAAGGTCTTGTCATGGTAAAAGGCGAAGTTGTTGCAAATCTAAATGAAAGTGAACTTGTTGATAGATTTGTGAGTGAAATTGAAAATATGGCTAAGGAAGTAGAATAA
- the dnaB gene encoding replicative DNA helicase, with translation MQDNLYNLAFERSILSSIVFEPQQFDELSVALNEEDFYLPAHKDIFLAMTALMQKDQPIDEEFIKKELIKIKKFDEQVMLEILSANPISNTKAYVDEIKDKSLKRHLLTLTTEIKRVTVEEELPSAEVIDIVEKKLYEITQDNQTSDFKDSPQMTFDTMAYIQEMKDRGNSVLVGVDTGFHELNKMTTGFGKGDLVIIAARPAMGKCLGLGTKIVMFDGTLKNVEDIKVGDQIMGNDSTPRNVLSLARGREKMYWVRQNKGIDYRVNESHILSLKRSRNEGKHKHGDVLNISIKDYNKKSNKFHTNYKGYKVGIEFKKQKLDIDPYFLGLWLGDGTSSNVSIATMDSEIIEYLSQYANELNLQLSEQTPKDKCPMYSITSGQRGVSKYKDISLQKKLRDLGVLNNKHIPHNYIQNSQKNRLKLLAGLLDSDGYYDAKFNVFEIVQKDERLSHQIKYLADSLGFRVSLKTKKARIKKINYECDVYRLRIVGDLDKIPTKISRKKARKLLAKRDVQHTGINVEYDKVDDYYGFTIDGNHLFLLEDMTVTHNTSFVLNTVNSLITQGKGVAFFSLEMPAEQLMLRLLSIQTSIPLTQLRLGDMNDEQWSSLHGAIDKMNSAKLFVDDQGSININQLRSKLRKLKNQHPEIEIAVIDYLQIMSGVGTQDRHLQVSEISRGLKMLARELDMPIVALSQLNRTLEARNDKRPMLSDIRESGSIEQDADIILFVYRDDVYLYKEEKEREKAAKNDGKEFISEYIEKDEEDAEIIIGKQRNGPTGHVKLVFQKKLTRFVDAPKFSAGVETSYENIDTRSANIDIGNNSISMPPL, from the coding sequence ATGCAAGACAACCTATATAACTTAGCATTTGAGAGAAGTATTTTAAGCTCAATAGTGTTTGAACCTCAGCAGTTTGATGAGTTAAGTGTAGCCTTAAATGAAGAAGATTTTTATCTTCCTGCGCATAAAGATATATTTTTAGCCATGACTGCTCTTATGCAAAAAGACCAACCTATTGATGAAGAGTTTATAAAAAAAGAACTCATAAAAATCAAAAAATTTGATGAACAAGTTATGCTTGAGATTTTGTCTGCAAACCCTATCTCAAACACAAAAGCTTATGTTGATGAGATAAAAGATAAGTCTTTAAAGCGTCACCTGCTCACACTTACAACAGAGATAAAAAGAGTTACCGTTGAAGAAGAACTTCCATCTGCTGAAGTTATTGATATTGTAGAGAAAAAACTTTATGAGATAACTCAAGACAACCAAACAAGTGATTTTAAAGACTCTCCTCAAATGACATTTGACACAATGGCATACATACAAGAGATGAAAGATAGAGGAAATAGTGTTCTTGTAGGAGTAGATACAGGCTTTCATGAACTAAACAAAATGACAACAGGTTTTGGTAAAGGTGACTTAGTTATCATCGCTGCAAGACCTGCGATGGGGAAATGTCTTGGTCTTGGAACAAAAATAGTGATGTTTGATGGGACTCTTAAAAATGTAGAAGATATAAAAGTTGGTGACCAGATAATGGGTAATGATTCAACACCTAGAAATGTACTTTCACTTGCTCGTGGACGGGAAAAAATGTACTGGGTACGGCAAAATAAGGGGATAGACTATAGAGTAAATGAATCACATATATTATCTCTAAAAAGAAGTCGTAACGAAGGTAAGCATAAACATGGAGATGTATTAAATATATCCATAAAAGATTACAACAAAAAGTCAAATAAATTTCATACAAACTACAAAGGCTATAAAGTTGGCATCGAATTTAAAAAACAAAAACTTGACATCGATCCTTATTTTTTAGGTCTTTGGCTTGGTGATGGAACAAGTTCAAATGTTTCCATTGCAACAATGGACAGCGAAATCATTGAGTACCTTAGTCAATATGCAAACGAGCTAAACTTACAACTATCAGAGCAAACTCCTAAAGACAAATGTCCTATGTACAGTATAACATCAGGTCAAAGAGGTGTATCTAAATACAAAGATATATCCTTACAAAAAAAGTTAAGAGATTTAGGTGTTTTAAATAATAAGCATATCCCACATAACTATATACAAAATTCACAGAAAAATAGACTTAAACTTTTAGCAGGTTTACTAGATAGCGATGGTTACTATGATGCTAAATTTAATGTATTTGAGATAGTTCAAAAAGATGAACGATTATCGCATCAGATAAAATATCTTGCAGACTCTCTTGGCTTTCGAGTTTCTTTAAAAACAAAAAAAGCAAGAATCAAAAAAATAAATTATGAATGTGATGTTTATCGTCTTCGTATTGTTGGTGATTTAGACAAAATTCCAACAAAAATCTCAAGAAAAAAAGCAAGAAAACTACTTGCAAAAAGAGATGTTCAACATACTGGTATAAATGTAGAGTATGATAAAGTAGATGATTATTACGGATTTACAATTGATGGAAACCATCTTTTCTTACTAGAAGATATGACAGTTACACATAACACCTCATTTGTGCTTAACACAGTAAATTCTCTTATAACTCAGGGTAAAGGTGTGGCATTTTTTTCTTTAGAGATGCCAGCAGAACAACTTATGTTAAGACTTCTTAGTATTCAAACATCTATACCTCTTACCCAACTGCGTCTTGGTGATATGAACGATGAACAATGGAGTTCACTGCATGGTGCGATAGATAAAATGAATAGTGCCAAACTATTTGTTGATGACCAAGGAAGTATAAATATAAATCAACTTCGTTCTAAACTAAGAAAACTTAAAAATCAGCACCCAGAAATAGAAATAGCAGTCATTGATTATTTACAAATTATGAGTGGTGTCGGAACACAAGACAGACATTTACAAGTTTCTGAAATATCTCGTGGCTTAAAAATGCTCGCTCGTGAGTTAGACATGCCAATAGTCGCACTTTCTCAACTTAACCGTACTCTTGAGGCTAGAAATGATAAACGACCTATGCTGAGCGATATTCGTGAGTCTGGTTCTATTGAGCAAGATGCAGATATTATTCTTTTTGTTTATCGTGATGATGTTTATCTTTATAAAGAAGAAAAAGAGCGAGAAAAAGCTGCTAAAAATGATGGTAAAGAGTTTATATCTGAATATATAGAAAAAGATGAAGAAGATGCAGAAATTATCATCGGAAAACAAAGAAATGGTCCAACAGGACATGTGAAACTTGTTTTTCAGAAAAAACTTACTCGCTTTGTCGATGCTCCTAAATTCTCAGCAGGAGTTGAAACAAGCTATGAAAATATTGATACTCGTTCTGCAAATATCGATATTGGAAATAACTCCATTTCAATGCCCCCTCTTTAG
- a CDS encoding ComEC/Rec2 family competence protein, with amino-acid sequence MRLERVELFTKKEFLSFLLFCLFIFTYSLLIDYKNYKQLTRFDSALVNATVLKQYSKTKGKKEYQILKLKTDHGSIFYTSARKKFQEVKGKKLHLEIYPKELNFHQYLTSFYAFSKVLFIDKKQTLKQKLNSFIASKHKDENITKIYQALFTASSLSKNLQTTFSTLGVSHLLAISGFHLGVLSALLFFLFRPIYTFFQNRYFPYTNSKTHLFLLVVSFLFSYLLFLDSPPSLLRSFVMLLIGFILYDRGIKIISMQTLALTIILILSFAPKLFFALGFWLSVSGVFYIFLFLIHFKHLNKILQFVLVPFWVYLMMLPLSLSIFGSFSIYHPLSILWTTLFSIFYPLSIVLHLVGFGDLFDGLLNSFLLLQQNQTTIKLDYLYLVLFVFISILSIFKKSIIWLLLSFALLIFIYAIYHVT; translated from the coding sequence ATGCGTCTAGAGAGAGTTGAACTTTTTACAAAAAAAGAGTTCCTCTCCTTTTTACTTTTTTGCCTTTTTATTTTCACCTATTCTCTTCTCATAGACTACAAAAACTATAAACAACTAACTCGTTTTGACTCTGCCCTAGTTAACGCCACTGTTTTAAAGCAATACTCAAAAACAAAAGGTAAAAAAGAGTATCAAATATTAAAACTCAAAACTGATCATGGCTCTATTTTTTATACAAGTGCAAGAAAAAAATTTCAAGAAGTTAAAGGAAAAAAACTACATCTTGAAATCTATCCAAAAGAGTTAAATTTTCACCAATACCTTACAAGTTTTTATGCCTTTAGTAAAGTTTTGTTCATAGATAAAAAACAAACTTTAAAACAAAAACTCAACTCCTTCATAGCATCTAAACATAAAGATGAAAATATAACAAAGATTTATCAAGCCTTATTTACTGCCTCCTCGCTAAGTAAAAACTTACAAACTACTTTTTCAACTCTTGGAGTATCACACCTTTTAGCTATAAGTGGTTTTCATTTAGGAGTTTTAAGTGCCCTACTCTTTTTCTTATTTCGCCCTATTTATACTTTTTTTCAAAATAGATATTTTCCCTATACAAACTCAAAAACTCATCTATTTTTACTTGTCGTTTCTTTTTTATTTTCATATCTTTTATTTTTAGATTCGCCACCCTCTTTACTTCGCTCTTTTGTTATGCTACTTATTGGTTTCATACTTTATGACAGAGGTATAAAAATAATCTCGATGCAAACCTTAGCTTTAACAATTATTTTAATCTTATCTTTTGCACCAAAACTTTTTTTCGCACTCGGTTTTTGGCTATCTGTAAGTGGTGTATTTTATATCTTTTTATTTCTTATTCACTTTAAGCATCTAAACAAAATTTTACAGTTTGTCTTAGTTCCATTTTGGGTGTATCTTATGATGTTACCATTATCTCTATCTATCTTTGGAAGTTTTAGCATCTATCATCCACTATCCATTTTATGGACAACACTCTTTAGTATTTTTTATCCACTTAGTATTGTTTTGCATCTTGTTGGCTTTGGAGATTTGTTTGATGGCTTGTTAAACTCTTTTTTACTTTTGCAACAAAATCAAACTACTATAAAACTTGACTATTTATATCTTGTTTTATTTGTATTTATTTCAATTTTAAGTATTTTTAAAAAGAGTATTATTTGGCTCTTACTTAGTTTTGCTCTGCTTATTTTCATATACGCGATTTATCATGTAACATAG
- a CDS encoding YihY family inner membrane protein, with translation MSENREKLNYIYRHTKFFLSTFIDKELTLFAASLSYYTIFTIIPLLLIMLTLLTSLPSFAEHYESIKTFIFSNLMPVNSEAVMGHIDGFLKNSAKMGVIGLVMILVASLLFFKNFEFIANKIFHAKQRTLWESVTTYWTMLTLTPIALGASFYITAKLAVVIESNEITSGINILPLVPYIIIWALFFLIFQIAANTKINPRASLISSFIIAIVFSISKNAFIEYVFYNKSYTTMYGSFAIMMFLFLWIYVSWIIFIYGLKLCYMINRVYENKQSKTK, from the coding sequence ATGAGTGAAAACAGAGAAAAACTAAACTATATTTACAGACATACAAAGTTTTTTCTTAGCACATTTATAGATAAAGAACTAACTCTTTTTGCTGCAAGTCTTAGTTACTATACTATTTTTACTATTATCCCGCTACTTCTTATAATGCTTACACTTTTAACTTCTCTGCCAAGTTTTGCAGAACATTATGAGAGTATAAAAACATTTATATTCTCAAATCTTATGCCTGTAAATTCTGAAGCTGTTATGGGGCATATAGATGGTTTTTTGAAAAACTCTGCAAAGATGGGGGTTATCGGTCTTGTGATGATTTTAGTTGCTTCACTTTTGTTTTTTAAGAACTTTGAGTTTATAGCAAACAAGATTTTTCATGCAAAACAAAGAACACTTTGGGAGTCAGTTACAACTTACTGGACTATGTTAACTCTAACCCCTATTGCATTAGGTGCGTCTTTTTATATAACCGCAAAATTAGCTGTTGTTATAGAGTCAAATGAGATTACATCTGGCATAAATATTCTTCCTCTTGTTCCTTATATTATCATTTGGGCGTTGTTTTTTCTTATTTTTCAAATTGCAGCAAATACAAAGATAAATCCAAGAGCATCTTTGATTAGCTCTTTTATCATTGCTATCGTATTTAGTATTTCAAAAAATGCTTTTATAGAGTATGTTTTTTACAATAAATCATATACAACTATGTATGGTTCGTTTGCTATTATGATGTTTTTATTTTTATGGATTTATGTTTCTTGGATTATTTTCATTTATGGCTTGAAGCTATGTTACATGATAAATCGCGTATATGAAAATAAGCAGAGCAAAACTAAGTAA
- a CDS encoding FAD-linked oxidase C-terminal domain-containing protein, translated as MIDAKDIEHFTSIVSSENIYIDKAHLIAYSYDATREHFEPDAVIFPRNEEDISAILKHCNEKRIVIVPRGAGSGFTGGALPSSGGIVLAFEKHMNKILEIDMKNMVAIVQPGVINMDLQKAVEEVGLFYPPDPASQDYSTIGGNVSENAGGMRAAKYGITKDYVMATRAVLPNGDVIKAGKRTIKDVAGYNISGILIASEGTLAVLSEITLRLIPKPKLTKTAMGIFDSVSEAMEAVYKTMASGITPVAMEFLDNLTIRAVEKTFNKGLPVDAGALLVTDVDGNLVEDLDFQLAQIEKVFCENGCREFKIAKDKKEAADIWFARRNASQSLSIYGSKKLNEDVTVPRAALPELLEKFYAIADKYKINIPCFGHTGDGNVHTNVMVDGSDPEQVKIAYKAIEEVFQATIDLGGTLSGEHGIGLAKAPYMSMAFTEQEMNLFKSIKKAFDPNNILNPAKMGLN; from the coding sequence ATGATAGATGCAAAAGACATAGAACATTTTACTTCAATAGTTTCAAGTGAAAACATCTACATTGATAAAGCACATTTAATCGCTTACTCTTATGATGCAACAAGAGAGCATTTTGAGCCAGATGCTGTTATATTTCCAAGAAACGAAGAAGATATAAGTGCAATTTTAAAACACTGTAATGAAAAAAGAATAGTTATTGTTCCTCGTGGAGCAGGTAGTGGTTTTACAGGTGGTGCCTTGCCAAGTAGTGGTGGGATTGTTTTGGCTTTTGAGAAGCATATGAATAAGATTTTAGAGATAGATATGAAAAATATGGTGGCTATCGTTCAACCTGGGGTTATTAATATGGATTTGCAAAAAGCTGTTGAAGAGGTAGGACTTTTTTATCCACCAGACCCAGCATCTCAAGACTACTCAACAATCGGCGGAAATGTAAGTGAAAATGCTGGTGGTATGAGAGCTGCAAAGTATGGAATTACAAAAGATTATGTAATGGCAACTCGCGCTGTTTTACCAAATGGCGATGTTATTAAAGCAGGAAAAAGAACCATAAAAGATGTAGCAGGTTATAACATTAGCGGAATTTTAATAGCATCTGAAGGTACTTTAGCGGTTTTAAGTGAAATAACTTTAAGACTAATTCCTAAACCAAAGTTAACTAAAACTGCAATGGGAATTTTTGATAGTGTTAGTGAAGCTATGGAAGCAGTTTATAAAACTATGGCAAGTGGAATTACACCTGTTGCAATGGAGTTTTTAGACAACTTAACCATACGAGCGGTTGAGAAAACTTTCAACAAAGGTTTACCAGTAGATGCTGGGGCACTTTTAGTTACAGATGTTGATGGAAACTTAGTAGAAGATTTGGATTTTCAGTTAGCTCAAATAGAGAAAGTTTTTTGTGAAAATGGTTGTAGGGAATTTAAAATTGCTAAAGATAAAAAAGAGGCGGCTGATATTTGGTTTGCAAGAAGAAATGCATCACAGTCTTTAAGTATTTATGGAAGTAAAAAACTAAATGAAGATGTAACAGTTCCTCGTGCGGCTTTACCTGAACTTTTAGAAAAATTTTACGCCATTGCTGATAAGTACAAGATAAATATACCATGTTTTGGTCACACAGGTGATGGAAATGTTCATACAAATGTTATGGTAGATGGAAGTGACCCTGAGCAGGTTAAAATTGCTTACAAGGCGATAGAGGAAGTTTTCCAAGCAACTATTGACTTGGGTGGAACTTTGAGTGGTGAGCATGGTATAGGACTTGCAAAAGCTCCCTATATGAGTATGGCTTTTACAGAGCAAGAGATGAATCTTTTTAAGTCTATAAAAAAAGCTTTTGACCCAAATAATATTTTAAATCCTGCTAAGATGGGACTAAACTAA
- a CDS encoding plasminogen-binding N-terminal domain-containing protein gives MKHIILILVFVSSLMAGVVKSPLVSIDEQNSLATIKINKIDMGMSGFISHIIADGHSVILKNIEVISYDKQSKIATLKMTPYDALRNNSLPSGRWSVKVGDTAILAFGYTRGVLIAPNDEIYYRITKSVKHLQWVHPDIFATILSFNGHPTPLREDFKKLSIATSVGLVFFFLDEKLYTVDSKSFKILNVTDAHLKQESIKLPFFSRVDNIEANWFGAGNDELEVYEPYYFGLLSEANPENEKLKEAIKNFNMKAKK, from the coding sequence ATGAAGCATATAATTTTAATATTGGTTTTTGTATCTAGTTTAATGGCGGGAGTTGTAAAATCTCCACTTGTTAGCATCGACGAGCAAAATAGTTTGGCAACGATAAAAATAAATAAAATTGACATGGGTATGAGTGGTTTTATTTCTCATATTATTGCAGATGGTCATAGTGTAATTTTGAAAAATATAGAAGTAATTTCGTATGATAAACAAAGTAAAATAGCGACACTAAAAATGACACCTTATGATGCTCTAAGAAACAACTCTTTACCAAGTGGTAGATGGAGTGTAAAGGTTGGAGATACTGCAATCTTAGCTTTTGGTTACACAAGAGGTGTTTTAATCGCTCCAAATGATGAGATTTATTATAGAATTACAAAAAGTGTGAAGCACCTACAATGGGTTCATCCTGATATTTTCGCAACTATTTTATCTTTTAATGGTCATCCAACACCACTTCGTGAAGATTTTAAAAAGCTTTCTATTGCAACTTCTGTTGGTTTAGTCTTTTTCTTTTTAGATGAAAAACTTTATACAGTTGACTCTAAAAGTTTTAAGATTTTAAATGTTACAGATGCACATCTAAAGCAAGAGAGTATCAAACTTCCATTTTTCTCAAGAGTTGATAATATAGAAGCAAACTGGTTTGGAGCTGGAAATGATGAGTTAGAAGTGTATGAACCATATTATTTTGGACTTTTGAGTGAAGCAAATCCAGAGAACGAAAAGTTAAAAGAAGCAATTAAAAACTTTAACATGAAGGCTAAAAAATGA